From Glycine max cultivar Williams 82 chromosome 11, Glycine_max_v4.0, whole genome shotgun sequence, the proteins below share one genomic window:
- the LOC100775452 gene encoding chromatin-remodeling complex subunit ies6 isoform X1, translated as MLMKGKMEAEVVEAELVLPSYLSFKRVQMYEKYPKGQARGRHWKHLKQIIQAENYQNYPPDEPNYANIESPPSMHPCKRICDITGFEAPYHDPRTNLRYANAEVFKIIRSLPNEYVQRYLSLRNAAIVLK; from the exons ATGTTAATGAAGGGTAAAATGGAGGCAGAGGTGGTGGAGGCAGAGCTTGTGTTGCCAAGCTACCTCAGTTTCAAGAGAGTTCAAATGTATGAGAAATACCCAAAAGGCCAAGCCAGAGGCAGGCATTGGAAACATCTTAAGCAGATTATCCAAGCTGAGAATTACCAGAATTACCCTCCTGATGAACCAAATT ATGCTAATATTGAGTCACCCCCATCTATGCACCCCTGCAAGAGAATTTGTGATATTACAGGCTTTGAG GCACCTTACCATGATCCTAGGACTAATCTTAGGTATGCAAATGCTGAAGTTTTCAAAATCATCAGATCGCTTCCTAATGAGTATGTTCAAAGATACCTATCTCTAAGGAATGCAGCAATCGTTCTGAAGTAG
- the LOC100775452 gene encoding chromatin-remodeling complex subunit ies6 isoform X2 produces the protein MEAEVVEAELVLPSYLSFKRVQMYEKYPKGQARGRHWKHLKQIIQAENYQNYPPDEPNYANIESPPSMHPCKRICDITGFEAPYHDPRTNLRYANAEVFKIIRSLPNEYVQRYLSLRNAAIVLK, from the exons ATGGAGGCAGAGGTGGTGGAGGCAGAGCTTGTGTTGCCAAGCTACCTCAGTTTCAAGAGAGTTCAAATGTATGAGAAATACCCAAAAGGCCAAGCCAGAGGCAGGCATTGGAAACATCTTAAGCAGATTATCCAAGCTGAGAATTACCAGAATTACCCTCCTGATGAACCAAATT ATGCTAATATTGAGTCACCCCCATCTATGCACCCCTGCAAGAGAATTTGTGATATTACAGGCTTTGAG GCACCTTACCATGATCCTAGGACTAATCTTAGGTATGCAAATGCTGAAGTTTTCAAAATCATCAGATCGCTTCCTAATGAGTATGTTCAAAGATACCTATCTCTAAGGAATGCAGCAATCGTTCTGAAGTAG